A window of Epinephelus lanceolatus isolate andai-2023 chromosome 3, ASM4190304v1, whole genome shotgun sequence genomic DNA:
ATTCGACTACTTCGGCAGTGCAACTGTTCAGCGTTCAGATAAGAAGCTCGTAGCCAGCACCAAACGGAAGGCTGTGAGTATTGATTCattatttcctgttttctcGTATTCTCTTCAAACCTTCTCATGGTTTTCATGTACTGATTTTTAATCCAAACTGTCAAAATTATAGCtttctgagtatttttaatctgtcatccgaaaaaaaattgttacgcacagaaaccttgcacactgattctgATGCGTCTTATCGTTCCATTTGTTGTAAAAATGTGCAATATGTGACAAAATTAgaggacacatttcctcctttgcctctctctgctggagttacctatctggctgtcaccactctctccctgtctgtaaCGCCTCCCTGAGGGTACAAGTTCAAATTCACTGTGCAGCGGGTGAGAAGGGTTGCTAATAATGCTGTTTGCCTTACTTGGGTCTGTCCcatagtgctgctgctgctctggctTAATGTGGGTCTCATGCCACTCATTTATAATGTGTTCATTTGAACTAGGAAATCAGGATTTCAGAGTTCCCAGTCAGAATTTTCAAGTGGAATGCCCCCTGAAGTTGTACTTCTATCTCTGAAACGTGAAGGAGCCTCACAAAACCAGACCTCAAAGCCCTGCTTCAGTGCTTATGTGCGCAAAATATACCGTTAGTGATTTTTATCCACTGGTACCAGCTGAAAGAGGTATTGTTGTGGTTTCCGACTAGCTGTACTGGAATGCGGTCAACTTGGATGGGATGTCATTCCCACCTCTGACTCCGGACCTCTGTGGTAAAATGAACCACGACATAACCTCCAACAGGTCTGCAGCTTTTGAACacacaaagcaaagcaaaacaaaccaaGCAGATGGGCCGTCACAACCCTTTACTGAGAAAAAACCCCACTTCAACATTTCATTACAGTATCAATAAAGAATCATTTACACCAAACTGACATTGTAAaaactctcctcctcctcagccgaCTCAAGACACAGATGATCAGATCAGCGAAGAAATCGCCAGACAGCTGCAGATGGAGGAGGACATGGAGGTAGGCTGAGCAACACGACAGCTGCATCTTTTTTTGTAGAACTTTTAACACTTCATAGATAAACTTATTAATTGGACAAGATAATTAGTAgaataattgtttttttatacatGCCTCCCAAGGCTGTACATGGTTTTGAAAGTTTACAAGTTATTATAAATCTCAGAGAATCACTGACATTCTAAATTATGatattatgtttgttaataGAGTTTAAAAAGTCCCAAAAGTAACTtagaaaatgtgacaaaatttgCTGCTCTGTTAAAACCTCTTTGTGCTAATGTTATTCATagttaaacatgactgttgttttctttttttttttttgttgttgtattttttgttttgttttttcatcattttgcttTCTCGCTCTGACTCCACTTCACTTAGCTGGAAAAGCAGATCCATGAGGACGAGGAGTTTGCTAGAACTCTGGCCATGCTGGACGAAGAGCCTCAAGCGAAGAAGGTGatttttaggggaaaaaaagaaagaaaagaaacaacacaCATTCACTTTTGATATCAGTGCTTGTTAAATATAGTGTCTGTCTGCGTGTCCTCATCCAGGCTCGAAAAGGCTCTAATGAAAAACCAGCCGCTACCACATTTCCCAAAAAGAGTAGTACAGTCTCTGCCAGCACGAGCAGCCCGTCAAAGACCAGCCAGAGGGGCAGCAAGTCGGAGGATGTGATTAGTCCATCTCCAAGGAAGATCCCCGCCCCTGTCAAAGCCAGCTCCAAACTGGCCATgatgaagaaaaaagaagaagagacagaTGAAGAGCCAAAGAGCAGAACACCAATTTcgccaacaaaaaaaaaaatctctcccaaAAAGGAGCCGATTGCTTCGTCAAGCTCAGACAAGAAGTTCACTCCCAAAGTAGGAATCACACCCATCACAGTTAAAACTTCTCCCAAGAAACCAGAGGTGAGCAAAGTCGTTAGTTATCTTTGGTTAGATATGCGTTGTCATGATGGACATTATCTatcagtcattttgtttgtcCCCGAAAGAGCAGTGAAAGACAAATGCGTAATTAATCACATAAAGACATCATATATGTACACAGTAAAAACTTTGTGGAAAAACATTAAGTACACAAgctaaaacaattttaaaacttttaaaaaaataaattctacaattttaactttaaaaacaaactaaatgtcctctctgtctctctctaatCAGAGCACAAGTACGAGCCCTGACAACGCAGAGAAGAGGAAGATCAACGCTTCAGCTTTTAGGAACTTCCTCAACAGAGATGGACCACGAGCTCTGGGCTCCAAGGAAATCCCACAGGTAAAACACACATAAGCCTTCAGAGTGACCACCATCTACCCCACAACTTCCTTTGACTTGTTCTTAATCACCAgctgtatgttgtgtgtgtcatttCCAGGGTGAAGAGAACTGTTTGGagggctgtgtgtttgtgctgacgGGGGTCTTGGAGTCCATGGAGAGGGACGATGCCAAATCCCTTATCGAGCGCTACGGAGGCAAAGTGACGGGCAACATCAGCAAGAAGACCACATACCTGGTGCAGGGCAGAGACAGCGGAGTCTCGAAGCTCGAGAAGGTGACCGACCTGACCCAGACTGACAAGAAGAATTCTTAAAGAAAACGTGTGATTGCTGACTTGCGTAGTTTTTGGATTAAGTTATAATCATATGAAAAGTAATAAACCTTGATGATGTACCTGTCCGCTAAATAATATAGCATGTTTGTACAACTGTCTTTATACACAGGCGGAGAGTCTCGGTACCAAGATCCTGGATGAGGATGGTCTGTTGGAGCTGATCAGAACAAAACCAGGAAAGAAGTCCAAGTATGAGATTGCTGCGGAGGCAGAGGTCAgctctgacatttttttacttAAATCATACTGTTCACAAAGCACTCCATCAGAGGTGAAATCATTTGAACCCAAAAGATGGCATGCGGTGTGCGCTGCTGCATCCCAGAAGTTGAACTCTGTATATCTCAGGgcgccctgaaaaataggtgctctggcatttgagcgtcttgttgtttgtcttcaatgaaaacattgaatttgcAACATGTGTACGTCCCCCAAGGATGAATTTTATTATGGTGTGCTGTAACTACTCTGggttgatttctttttttagagCAAAACCTCAAAGACCAGGACTCCTCCCAGCAAGGCATCAAAGAGCACCCCCCAGTCCCAGAAGATCTCTCCCTCCAAGGGTAATTCCAGGTCTCCACACACCCCGAGCCCGTCAAAGACTGGCCTGGGACAAGGCCACAGTGCCCGGAACAGAGATGGCCGCACCCCACCTGGGAGAGGCTCAGGTCACACAGCCCGGAGGGAGCTTGGCCTTTCCTCCTCAGCTTCTTCATCATTAGCCCCAGGAACATCATCATCCCCATCACCAACAGGAGAGGACGCCAGTCTGCTGTGGGTGGACAAGTACCGCCCCCGCTCTCTGAAGACTGTGATTGGCCAGCAGGGAGACCAGAGCTGTGCCAATAAGCTGCTCCGCTGGCTGCAGAACTGGCACAAACACCACAGTGGGGGCTCTTCCAAGCCACCAGGTAGAAGACGGTTTATCTCTTATGTTCTGAAGTGTAGTGATAAAAACTAGATACGAAAGCttatttagtttcagtttcagtgaaTTTTAGCTCTGAAAACTGAACCTGTGTTTGAAGACCATGTGCTTTGTGCTGTTTGTTGCTGTACAGTAGCGAGGTTTGGTAAGTTCGGAGGAAAAGACGATGGGTCAGGATACAAAGCTGCTTTGCTCTCTGGACCTCCGGGTGTGGGGAAGACCACCACAGCTGCCCTGGTCTGTGAGGTCAGTGTGAAAACTCACATACAAGTTTTTGGGTGATTGTCtttgtatattttatgtattcACACCAGATAGTGTGTTATTTTGAAGTATTGCTGCACCCATAACTCCCAGTTGTAACCAAAAATGCCTTATACTTGAACATTTTGCTTTGATGTCAGTCTGTTTTTGACTCAACCTCTccggtgtgtttgtgtgtcggcCTGCAGGAGCTGGGCTTCAGCTATGTGGAGATGAACGCCAGCTGCACTCGCAGCAAAAACAGTCTGAAGGAAGTCGTTGCAGAGTCACTTAACAACACTAGCATCGAGAACTTCTACAAAGGTGATCcctcttttcatttttgtttctccATGTGTCATTCCTGCACCAACAGGTTTTAGTATGTACTGATTGATAAGGTACCTTAATAGCACGTgtatatttacttttttctcAATGTATAGATATTTTATTGTGCTTGTGAATTGAAAGTCGGTGAATACTGTGGTATGTGTAACTGCTGGTGTATGTTTTGTAGGCACGTCTCAGAAGGTCACCAGTAAACATGTTCTGATCATGGATGAGATTGATGGCATGGCTGGCAACGAGGACCGTGGAGGAATCCAGGTAAAAGCAGCGTGATTTCACAATAGcccctttttgtttgttggcaCCAGCAGTTCATCGGCTTTCCTTTGCTTCATGACCAATCTTTCTCCAAAATTTTGCACCTTTTTTTCGATAGGCCGCTCCCATTTCCACCCCCACCCTTTTAGCCAATTGGCatgaacgcacacacacacacatatgcacacttGACCGCCATGCCAAATATAAGCCTTCTAGGGCAAACACTGTGGATGCCAAAGAGTGAGGACCAGATTCTCACAGAGAAATGGGGATGTTTAAGGAAAAGGTTCTGAGGTTTGCTGATAGATGATGAAATTGATACTGTTTTGGCTGTTAGAAGTGGCTTTACTGAAATAATGGATGTCAAACCAACGTATTTAATTGAAGGTAACTGCTTCTAGCAACTGTTACCACAGCGGACTTAGAATAACGACTGGTGAACGGACACATGACCTTTTCTTGACACTGACATGACTTTTTCCCTCCTGCAGGAAATGATCAGCTTGATCAAAAATTCAAAGATTCCCATTATCTGCATGTGCAACGATCGTAACCACATGAAGATCAGGTCACTGGCCAACTACTGCTTTGATCTGCGCTTCCAGAGGCCGCGAGTGGAACAGATcaaggtacacacacaaacacaaatcctGTTCCACATCTGACAATTTaggttaaaataaaacacaaaaaccttCAGGATACAAGACACACAACGATGCTCCATGAATCCAACTTGTACATGTAAATGTGGATTTTTAGGGATGCTCATGAATGGAGACAGTTGAGACTTTGATATATGCAAACCATTCCACACAGCAGCAGTAGACGGGAACTGATGTCTGTTACCCCATTTTAATCTGAAATATTAGTGAGCtcctaaatataaatgtttactTTTCCATCTCCTTCActccaatttttttttccttttcatttttcagGGAGCCATGATGTCCCTCGCTTTCAAAGAGGGAATCAAGATCCCACCCCCAGCTCTCAACGAAATAATCCTAGCCTCCAATCAGGATGTCCGTCAGGTAAAGAAGATGAAGTACAATGATTTCACACTGAGATTATGTCTTCACTCAACACCCTCTGTCCCCCCTCTCATCACACTGGCTGTTTTTTCTCCAGGTTATCCACAACCTGAGCATGTGGTCGGCCAAAGACAAAGTGATGACGTACGACCAGTGCAAGTCTGACGCAGCCAGCGCCCGCAAGGACATGAAAATGGGGCCGTTTGATGTTTGCAGAAAGGTGTTTGCGGCTGGGGAGGAGACTGCCCATATGAGCCTCATTGACAAGTCTGACCTCTTCTTCCATGACTACTCGTTAGCGCCGCTCTTTGTCCAAGAGAACTACCTGCATGTTCGGCCAAAGGCTGCCGGGTGAGAGAGGCTTCCTGTGTCCAGTCTCTGTGCTGAGCTAAGCTAATTCTCCCTTGGCTCGACTCACATTAATGCGCAAACATAAGAGTCGGATTAATCTCAGTTGTcgacaagaaaataaaaatcctaaaatgtcaaactgtccctttaataattCTGTATTTTCACGTGTCATCCTCACAGTGGTGACCTGAAGTCCCACCTCATGCTGCTGAGCAAGACAGCTGACTCCATCTGTGACGGAGATCTGGTGGACAGACGGATCCGCTCTGGGCAGAACTGGTCACTGCTGCCTACCCAGGtaactcacacactcacaatcaGATTCACAAACACTTGGTCACCCTACAAACTTGAAATAAAAGTGGATTTGTATGTTAGGGGGGCCTGCAGTAGACACAAAGTGGTAACATGATCTGGCCTGGCTACAGCAGACATGAAATATGTACAGATGCTTGCAGTCTGTCGAGCAGCCTTTTGGTTGTCTTGATGCTTTTCCCTTTTAGCATGGCTGACCAGAGCCACTTCCCCCATGTTGCTAGCATCACATGCAGAGCTTTGTTCCAGCGTGGCTGTGGTCTGTCTCTCTCGAGCCATGCATTATATTTGTTGTTCGAAAACCATAcattattaaacacacacttaaaaGGCATTTGCAGATAAGCAAATAGCTGCATATGCCAATGTGTATTACGTCGTACTAATGATGTTTTAAAAGTCACCACAGCACAGCACTAAATACAAGGAACATATATTGTAtagacatatttttttaaccaataGCCGAAGCAGTGATATTCCAAATGTTtccaaaacattttgttaattccAAACCAGACCCAGagaactgttttcttttggcATGCTGTACAGCGGCAAACTAAGTGTCTTCTGGTGGTCAGTGTATTTTTCACAACATGTAAAAATCATTTGACCAGGTTGATGAACCAAAGACCTCAGATGTGGactcatttctgctgtaaaaagTTCTCTAAACACAACGTTATCTTAATACTTGTGTTCACCGGTCTAATTACTGCCTGTGTTATCCCTCTGTAACGTTTAATTTATCAGAGGCATTTACTTGTTTGAAattgactttgtttttcttttgtaacaCTGACTGTAATTATACATTAattacagtaaacacacactcttGCCTTATCACAAGCTAATTACAGCACTAACCCAATACATGCTCATTTGTCAGTGCACCAGAGATTCATCATTGTGctgctctgtgtgcatgtgtgtgtgctcatagGCCATCTATGCCAGCGTGTTACCAGGCGAGCTCATGAGAGGCTACATGAGTCAGTTCCCCACCTTCCCCAGCTGGCTCGGCAAGAACTCCTCCACCAATAAACATTCCCGCATCGTCCAGGAGCTAGCCTCACACATGGGTTTAAAGTGAGTGACCTTATTCAGTGTCTTTGAACTATTTACGCATCCTCGAACACAGGGTGACATTCAAATATTtgaatgttgtatttgttcGGCTCCTGCAGGACAATGAGCAGCAGACAGGCAGTGAACCTGGACTACCTGTACTACCTGCGGCAGGCGCTGCTGAGCCCACTTCAAAGGCACGGAGCAGAGGGTGCTGGTGAAGCCGTGCAGCTGCTGGACAACTACCAGCTCATCAAGGAGGACGTGGACAGCATCATGGAGATCAGTGTTTGGGGTGGACAGCCAGACCCGTACTCCAAACTGGATGGCAAGGTCAGCATGAGCAAGAAGCGGCATAGTTTGGTATGGAGACAGTGTTTGGAATTGACATAAGGAATTATAGCGCACTTAGTTCAGGCCATTGTGACTGGCTGACAGCACTTACAGCACCTCTTAGTATTATTTGCTGTATTTACTCACTTAAACCTATAACTGTTCAATCCAGTGCTCAGTAcacaccttaaagggatagtgcacccaaaaatgaaaattcagccattatctactcacccatatgccaagggaggctcaggtgaagttgcgtcctcacatcacttgcaaaggggagagggggtagcagcacaactgcacctaatgcaggctgggcgccccagattaaaacgtccaaaaaacacataattgaaaccacataatatctccatactgctcgcccgtagtgatccaagtgtcctgaagccccggcataaaaagttgtttggaaaaacgtcatttaaactctgtttttagcctttcCATGGTTGATTATTATACAGTGAATTCTGACACTTCTGTTGTCTGTCTCTTCGCAGGTGAAGGCAGCGTTTACAAGGGCCTACAACAAAGAAGTTCACTTGACGCCGTACTCTCTGCAAGCAGTGAAGAAGGGCCGccgtggtggtggtggtggcggcgAGGGAGAGTTGGGGTTGGAAGGAGAGGACATAAACAACGAAGAGCAGGAGTCTGAGGATGAGGGTCTCAAAACAGACGCCATGATCAAAGTAAGAGCATCAACAATGACATGTACAAACACATTTGAGCCCATGAACACTTAATGCCAAAGGCTGTCttcatatatttgtgtttttttcttgttttaatgtCGTCTGTATCTTGTTCCTTCCTGCAGCAGAAGAAGGCCAAAGCCACCAAGGAGtcaaagaagaaggagaaggaggattCTGGGAAAGACAAAGGCAAGGGGAAAGGCAAAGGCAAGGCCAAGAAATGACCAATGATCAGAGGAGAAAAACTGTCCTGGTCTGCCTCCCTCCGCCCCCCCAGACTGTAATATTCTTTCTCTGCACTTGCAACAATCCTTAAATGAGCATCACAAAGTAGTGAAACTGGTCTTAACCTGTGCAGGTAACTCACCTGTCCCTCATCAGACATTTGACTCTAACCACACTAAGAGATGTCCGtacgtttttttttaacatcctgTCACGTTTCCATCAGTGTCTCCATATTGAAcaaatgatgaatattttctgCTTGTTCTAACCATTATCATGTGTGTACATCTCAATAGTAACGTGTCTCATCAGGAGTGTAGTGCATTTCTTCAGTTATCAGTTTGTGGTCCAGGTGTCGAGGCTGTAAATAATGCGACTCCGATATATAAGACTGTTACTTTTTGCTATGACGACAATGTAGAGATGCTTTAGCTGTACGGTTAGCACTGATGCTCCTGTAAATTGCAATTTTGTAAAAATTTTGATTAGGATAAATAGAAAAAAGTTATACTCATGAGTGCGGTTGATTTCTTGAATTTTTTTcaatgaggtgtgtgtgtgggggggggggggggggggatgatcGAAGCCAACAACAGCTAATGGATTAAGATATCAAGGCTCAGTACTTTCTCTCACCAAAGTCACTCTTAAGTCAGTACTGCTCCACAAGactgaaaatattaaataagACTTAAAATTTTGAGCTTTAAACTTCATCCTTGACTTTGCAAAATTGTAGTTGACACAACAGTCTCACCCCAAGTGCCATTTAGTAGCTTTCAGTCTTACAtaatcttcatcagcagatggtGTTACCCAGTTGTCATGAAAATGTTCTTTCaattgtaaaagttttaaaccaACATAGACAAAAGGACCTTAGAGTTCtctgaagaaaacattttaacatcaaCATTCCTGTGACAACTGGGCAAACTGAATCTGAGGAAGATTTTGTGATGTGATGGAAGCTCCAGATGTTTCATCAGAACCTAAAATGTttataaataatgctctcaaactacACAGCCTAAAGTAAACTCCACAACTTGTCCCCCAAGCCAGAACAAAACAGACAAGAATGTTTTTTAGACCTCTTTATTATCTTAAGCAACTCTGTATACAATggtgttatttaaaaaacaacatctgACAACAtatgagctaaaaaaaaaaaaaaaaaaaaaaaagcataaatagAGAACATTTGACCTAAATCATTTCAGTCTTTAATTGATTACTGTCTTTTGGTTGTTGGCATAAAGAGCATCTTTGAAATTCAGTAACTGTGACTTTAACATCATACAAAACTGAAAGCTGCATAAAATCCATccaaaatatacatttgatACATTTGAACCAATAGAAAATGACTTAACATTTATGTACATATGATTGGTTGTTTGTTCACTGATCTGGTTCATCAGTCTGCAAGTATGCAGAACAATCAGAGATCTTCTTCACTTGTTGGACATTCAGATTCTCACAGCACATGGGACACGTCGTCTCTGTTTCCAGCAACCTGGACACACAAACAGTTGTAAGAGTGACAAATATCAAGAGAAATGACTCACCAGTGCTTATActggaatagtttgacatttttgggaATATACTTGTTGGCTTTCTGGCAGAGATTTAGATTAGAAGATCGATGCAGCtcatgtctgtaaatcagcCAGGagatcttagcttagcataaagactggaaacacgGACACAGTTAGCCTGGTGCCagccaaaggtaacaaaatgtGCCTACCAGCATgtctaaataacacattacattttgtctgttttatccAAACAAAACCTGAAGTATAAAAACATCAAGCTGTGATTTTTACAGGGAGTCAAGAGCAGTAGCTAAACCTTTCTTATGTCCTTATTTGGACAGTTAAAGAAAGGGATAAATGCTGATGCATCACTTACAGAATGAACTGTGAATAGAGCGCAGGAAATTCACAATGAGGACACACAGaccagtcttctttcagcatgtgaCGACCCTGAGAAAATCACAAGGGCACAGAGAtcaaatgataaaaatacaaGTACAGGGGAAGCTATGtagttcagtgtgtgtatgaataagtcagtgaTTCTCTGTTTGTACCGTGGCAATGCAGTAGGGCAGGTTGTTCTTGCAGGAGATGCACAGCAGTTCGTCCTGTGCCAACTGAAAGCCACAGAAGGGACATGGAGTAgtttcctcctccagctctgatGTATCGGGACGTCTGTGGTGAATTAAAGACAAGTATTTAAATGCAGCATAGGGTAGTGCAGGAGGGGTCGAACAGATGAGGTGGGGTATGTGTGAAAAGGATGGAGGTCAGGAGAGGGAGTATGACCAAGAAAACAGGAGGTGTGGACATTCTCGTTGCTCACCGAACCATAGCCTCGATCTTCTTCCTGTACTTTGGGTCAATCTCATTTCGGTACTCTTGTCTCATCAACATGGCAGCAAAGCTGAAGGCTGAGTTCTTCAGTCCGGCACGGTGACATTCGATAACTGCTGACGTCAGAATGGGAACaacatctacatacacaaacacacaaacacgcactgATGATACATCTGATGGACAGTTTTTTAAAATTCCAGTCACATTTCAGCTTCATTTAGATTTTTCTGTAATGTGAACTGGACAGTAGAAAATTCTGTGTGGACTCACGTGCAGGAAACTTGCTGATGTTGTTGCTGACACGTATGAGCATGCGTGCCCCTTTAAGGTGATCCCCCCTCTTTACGTGGATCTATATGATAACATAATTTACAAAGTCAGGAACACCATTCACTTCTATAATGTTAAGACTGAGAGGCTTTATCATGTAAGAGCATAGActatataaaataatggatgtaaccACCCTGATGCTGTCTTGGGTTTTGGGAACTTGAGGTGAccatttggatgagagggtgaagataaccctaatgctagctgctgggttggttagcatggtgcatttaaatCTATGgctaactgtgataatgctaatgctagttttcACTAGCAAAAAAACAGGGTTAAAACTATTCGAACAAAATGTACTGACTGGAAAAACCGAACATCCTTACCAAAAAGTCCTATATCCTTTTTTTTAGAACAAC
This region includes:
- the rfc1 gene encoding replication factor C subunit 1, coding for MDIRRFFAPAAAKPAVQKPASNGNIKTEEKKKNHPSSDEEVKKNKKETAKVKSSKAEEKRKDSEKKRKKRAVIESDSEDEEPRSKSKKSPKEKQKTSKMEPPPKKDPVQYVSETDSDSDNFQSLKKAAKPKQNGTDKQTKSDGGSARPRAKEGLKSPFKPSSTQGKTAVKSPPVPVTPKSAPPPQPKKTPTSVFDYFGSATVQRSDKKLVASTKRKAPTQDTDDQISEEIARQLQMEEDMELEKQIHEDEEFARTLAMLDEEPQAKKARKGSNEKPAATTFPKKSSTVSASTSSPSKTSQRGSKSEDVISPSPRKIPAPVKASSKLAMMKKKEEETDEEPKSRTPISPTKKKISPKKEPIASSSSDKKFTPKVGITPITVKTSPKKPESTSTSPDNAEKRKINASAFRNFLNRDGPRALGSKEIPQGEENCLEGCVFVLTGVLESMERDDAKSLIERYGGKVTGNISKKTTYLVQGRDSGVSKLEKAESLGTKILDEDGLLELIRTKPGKKSKYEIAAEAESKTSKTRTPPSKASKSTPQSQKISPSKGNSRSPHTPSPSKTGLGQGHSARNRDGRTPPGRGSGHTARRELGLSSSASSSLAPGTSSSPSPTGEDASLLWVDKYRPRSLKTVIGQQGDQSCANKLLRWLQNWHKHHSGGSSKPPVARFGKFGGKDDGSGYKAALLSGPPGVGKTTTAALVCEELGFSYVEMNASCTRSKNSLKEVVAESLNNTSIENFYKGTSQKVTSKHVLIMDEIDGMAGNEDRGGIQEMISLIKNSKIPIICMCNDRNHMKIRSLANYCFDLRFQRPRVEQIKGAMMSLAFKEGIKIPPPALNEIILASNQDVRQVIHNLSMWSAKDKVMTYDQCKSDAASARKDMKMGPFDVCRKVFAAGEETAHMSLIDKSDLFFHDYSLAPLFVQENYLHVRPKAAGGDLKSHLMLLSKTADSICDGDLVDRRIRSGQNWSLLPTQAIYASVLPGELMRGYMSQFPTFPSWLGKNSSTNKHSRIVQELASHMGLKTMSSRQAVNLDYLYYLRQALLSPLQRHGAEGAGEAVQLLDNYQLIKEDVDSIMEISVWGGQPDPYSKLDGKVKAAFTRAYNKEVHLTPYSLQAVKKGRRGGGGGGEGELGLEGEDINNEEQESEDEGLKTDAMIKQKKAKATKESKKKEKEDSGKDKGKGKGKGKAKK